A window from Kovacikia minuta CCNUW1 encodes these proteins:
- a CDS encoding DEAD/DEAH box helicase — MTSPPVSGLDLKALFPFELDDFQLQAIAALEAGRSVVVCAPTGSGKTLIGEYAIHRALKRGRRVFYTTPLKALSNQKLRDFRDLFGAETVGLLTGDVSINRDAPILVMTTEIFRNMLYGTPIGEVGTSLVGVEAVVLDECHYMNDRQRGTVWEESIIYCPPEIQLVALSATVANSDQLTDWIHRVHGPTDLIYSDFRPVPLQFHFCNPKGLFPLLDDSQKRMNPRLKPKGGKGAVRGGNRRGPKQDSPGLAFVVTQLQQRDMLPAIYFIFSRRGCDQAMAEASKLPLSLVNASEAARLQLQIDEFLARNPEVGRAEQIEPLYQGIAAHHAGVLPAWKGLIEELFQQGLIKVVFATETLAAGINMPARTTVISSLSKRTDLGHRLLNASEFLQMSGRAGRRGMDSLGYVVTVQTPFEGAREASYLATVGADPLVSQFTPSYGMVLNLLQTHTLEEARELVERSFGQYLSTLYLRPQQEAIAALETELAQLEAQLGSVNWNLLAQYEKLQERLKEERRLLKILQGQAQEVRASEMPAALSFAVAGTVLTLKWQHVPVSIPLPAVLVTKTRGSGQFPYLVCLGQDNRWYVVTVSDVISLRGEYPRLAGVDDLLVPESMPLKPGQSRSGDDQSGMIARQIPVIPALVEDEAPEIYAQTQRMLAVQAQIESHPVNKWGNRATILKRQKRMTAIQEEIRDRQEKLDRQSQRHWEEFLALIDILQHFGCLDRLTPTELGQATAAIRGDNELWLGLALMSGELNGLTPSQLAAACAALVVEVSRPDSWTRYDLSGEVEEALAGLRGIRRRLFQLQRKHQVVLPVWLEYELVGLVEQWAAGVEWLELCANTSLDEGDVVRILRRTLDFLSQIPHVPYLSAELKANARRAIQLLDRFPVNEGVE, encoded by the coding sequence GTGACTTCCCCTCCTGTATCAGGGCTGGATCTCAAGGCCCTGTTTCCGTTTGAGCTGGATGACTTTCAATTGCAGGCGATCGCTGCCCTGGAAGCGGGTCGTTCTGTGGTGGTGTGTGCCCCCACTGGCTCAGGTAAGACCTTAATTGGGGAATATGCGATCCATCGGGCACTGAAGCGGGGACGACGGGTGTTTTATACCACCCCGTTAAAGGCATTGTCTAACCAAAAACTGCGGGACTTCCGAGACCTGTTTGGGGCGGAGACGGTAGGGTTGCTGACGGGAGATGTGTCGATCAACCGGGATGCACCGATTCTGGTGATGACTACCGAGATCTTTCGCAACATGCTCTATGGCACACCGATCGGTGAGGTGGGCACTTCCCTGGTTGGTGTCGAAGCCGTGGTGCTGGATGAATGCCACTATATGAACGATCGGCAGCGTGGCACCGTCTGGGAAGAATCGATCATCTACTGTCCACCCGAAATTCAACTGGTTGCCCTTTCTGCCACCGTTGCCAACAGTGATCAGCTCACAGACTGGATTCATCGGGTGCATGGTCCCACCGATCTGATCTACTCGGATTTTCGACCGGTGCCGCTCCAGTTTCACTTCTGCAATCCCAAAGGGCTGTTTCCGCTGCTGGATGATAGCCAGAAGCGAATGAATCCCCGACTCAAACCCAAAGGTGGTAAAGGAGCCGTCAGAGGCGGCAACCGTCGAGGGCCAAAACAGGATAGCCCCGGTCTGGCTTTTGTTGTCACTCAACTGCAACAGCGGGATATGCTGCCTGCAATTTATTTCATCTTTAGCCGTCGGGGGTGTGACCAGGCAATGGCGGAAGCCAGCAAATTACCCCTGTCTCTTGTGAATGCATCAGAAGCAGCCCGTCTCCAGCTTCAGATTGATGAGTTTCTGGCAAGGAATCCTGAGGTAGGACGGGCAGAGCAGATAGAACCGTTGTATCAGGGCATTGCTGCCCATCATGCGGGCGTCTTGCCTGCCTGGAAGGGATTGATTGAGGAATTATTTCAGCAAGGATTAATTAAGGTGGTATTTGCCACCGAAACGCTCGCCGCTGGAATTAATATGCCCGCCCGTACCACGGTGATTTCCAGCCTGTCGAAGCGGACGGATTTGGGGCATCGGTTGCTGAATGCCTCGGAGTTTTTGCAAATGTCAGGACGGGCAGGGCGACGGGGCATGGATAGCCTGGGGTATGTGGTGACGGTACAAACGCCGTTTGAAGGGGCACGGGAAGCCTCCTACCTGGCAACAGTGGGAGCAGACCCGCTGGTGAGCCAATTTACACCCAGCTATGGCATGGTGCTGAATTTGCTCCAAACCCACACTCTGGAGGAAGCCAGGGAACTGGTGGAGCGCAGTTTCGGGCAATACCTTTCGACCCTGTACTTGCGTCCCCAACAGGAGGCGATCGCGGCACTGGAAACCGAGTTAGCCCAATTGGAAGCCCAACTGGGATCGGTCAACTGGAATTTGTTGGCCCAGTACGAAAAACTCCAGGAGCGGCTCAAAGAGGAACGCCGCCTGTTGAAAATCTTGCAGGGGCAAGCCCAGGAAGTTCGTGCCAGTGAAATGCCAGCAGCGCTTTCGTTTGCAGTAGCCGGAACAGTCCTTACCCTGAAGTGGCAACATGTCCCCGTGTCCATCCCTTTACCTGCGGTGCTGGTGACAAAAACCCGTGGTTCCGGGCAGTTTCCTTACCTGGTCTGCCTGGGACAGGATAATCGCTGGTATGTGGTTACGGTTAGCGACGTGATCAGCCTGCGAGGAGAATACCCCCGTTTAGCTGGCGTTGATGATCTGCTGGTGCCGGAGTCTATGCCACTGAAGCCGGGGCAGTCGCGTAGTGGGGATGATCAATCGGGTATGATCGCCCGCCAAATCCCCGTCATTCCTGCCCTGGTAGAGGATGAAGCGCCCGAAATTTATGCTCAGACACAGCGAATGCTGGCGGTTCAAGCTCAGATTGAGTCCCATCCGGTGAACAAATGGGGCAACCGTGCCACTATTCTCAAGCGGCAAAAGCGGATGACCGCGATCCAGGAGGAGATCCGAGATCGCCAGGAAAAGCTCGATCGCCAATCCCAGCGACACTGGGAAGAATTTTTGGCTCTCATTGACATCCTGCAACACTTCGGATGTCTAGACAGACTAACTCCAACCGAATTGGGGCAGGCAACCGCAGCGATTCGAGGTGACAATGAACTGTGGCTGGGGTTAGCACTCATGTCCGGCGAACTTAATGGTCTTACCCCTTCCCAACTTGCCGCTGCCTGTGCGGCACTGGTGGTCGAAGTTTCCCGTCCCGATAGCTGGACTCGCTACGATTTATCTGGAGAGGTTGAGGAAGCCCTGGCAGGACTGCGGGGAATTCGTCGCCGCCTGTTTCAGCTTCAGCGTAAGCACCAGGTTGTGCTGCCTGTCTGGTTGGAATACGAGTTGGTTGGTCTGGTAGAGCAGTGGGCAGCAGGCGTAGAATGGCTGGAACTTTGTGCAAACACCAGCTTGGACGAGGGAGATGTGGTTCGCATCCTCCGTCGCACGCTTGACTTTCTTTCCCAAATTCCCCACGTCCCCTATCTATCAGCAGAACTCAAAGCAAATGCCCGTCGAGCGATTCAGTTACTCGATCGGTTCCCGGTGAATGAGGGCGTGGAGTAG
- a CDS encoding response regulator, protein MEDIRIALIEDHDLTRVGMRTALQQRGGFKVVGEAANAIEGLKLLETTKPDVAIVDIGLPDMDGVELTRRFKGLKTELAEMEEPVHEKPETRVLILTLQDDEEVVLAAFAAGADSYCMKDVSLDSLAEALRVTSEGNSWIDPAIARIVLQQARQLTPDNGVEEDKTVAISATEPEYNQMLEAYPLTERELEVLQLIVDGCSNAAIAEKLYITVGTVKTHVRNILNKLCADDRTQAAVRALRAGLVG, encoded by the coding sequence ATGGAAGATATTCGGATTGCTTTAATTGAAGACCATGACCTGACTCGGGTTGGCATGCGGACGGCGTTGCAGCAACGGGGCGGGTTTAAAGTTGTTGGCGAAGCAGCAAACGCGATCGAGGGGCTGAAACTGCTGGAGACCACCAAGCCTGATGTGGCGATCGTCGATATTGGGTTACCCGACATGGATGGGGTTGAGTTGACCCGTCGCTTCAAAGGTCTAAAAACAGAGTTAGCTGAGATGGAGGAACCCGTTCACGAGAAGCCAGAAACCAGGGTCTTGATTCTGACTTTGCAGGATGACGAAGAGGTGGTTTTGGCTGCTTTTGCGGCTGGAGCCGATTCCTACTGCATGAAGGATGTCAGCCTGGACAGTCTCGCAGAGGCGCTACGAGTCACCAGTGAGGGCAACTCCTGGATTGATCCAGCGATCGCCCGGATTGTGCTTCAGCAAGCCCGTCAGCTAACGCCTGACAATGGTGTAGAAGAGGACAAGACCGTTGCCATTAGCGCCACCGAACCAGAATATAACCAGATGTTGGAGGCCTATCCCCTGACAGAGCGGGAGTTGGAAGTGCTCCAACTGATTGTGGATGGGTGCAGCAATGCGGCGATCGCCGAGAAACTTTACATCACCGTTGGCACCGTCAAAACCCATGTACGCAACATCCTCAACAAACTCTGTGCCGATGACCGAACCCAGGCAGCGGTAAGAGCCTTGAGAGCGGGATTGGTGGGATGA
- a CDS encoding DUF4087 domain-containing protein, with product MKKSFVVCLSLVSVLIGVVPSSSAVEKRCGWLQNPTPANWWLIDRDGTWTISVQGGYRARGMDTIPDLSQREYIATNGSYGYACACMDVTANRRTMRITHIYKTKQLPLRTCRRDPALPQK from the coding sequence GTGAAAAAGAGCTTTGTTGTTTGCCTTTCTTTAGTGTCCGTATTGATTGGGGTTGTCCCCAGTAGTTCTGCGGTTGAGAAGCGATGTGGGTGGCTCCAAAATCCAACTCCTGCAAACTGGTGGTTAATTGACAGGGATGGAACGTGGACGATTTCAGTACAGGGAGGATACCGCGCCAGAGGAATGGATACGATTCCAGACCTGTCTCAAAGAGAGTATATTGCAACCAATGGCAGTTATGGATATGCCTGCGCTTGCATGGATGTGACCGCTAATCGACGAACCATGAGAATTACCCATATTTATAAGACAAAGCAATTGCCGCTCAGAACCTGCCGGAGAGATCCCGCCCTGCCTCAAAAATGA
- a CDS encoding type II toxin-antitoxin system VapC family toxin, whose product MQRIYLDVCCFNRPFDDQTQSRIRVESEAVLAILERCEMGEWELIISEMVEIEVTQIADQERRQRIEGALLMARSRILVDDIAVNRGEELQDLGFQGFDAIHLACAEIAQVDVFLSTDDRLLRRAARCGHFLTVAVDNPAIWLIETLQAGDSNNDPDGA is encoded by the coding sequence ATGCAGCGCATCTATCTAGACGTTTGTTGCTTCAACCGCCCCTTTGATGATCAGACCCAATCCCGCATTCGGGTAGAATCTGAAGCTGTTTTAGCAATTTTGGAACGTTGCGAGATGGGTGAGTGGGAACTGATTATCAGTGAAATGGTTGAGATAGAAGTTACTCAAATCGCTGATCAGGAGCGACGGCAAAGAATTGAGGGTGCCTTGCTGATGGCGCGATCGCGCATTTTGGTCGATGATATAGCTGTAAATCGGGGTGAGGAATTGCAAGATTTGGGATTTCAAGGATTTGATGCTATCCATCTTGCCTGTGCTGAAATTGCTCAAGTCGATGTTTTTTTATCAACAGATGATCGATTATTGAGAAGGGCAGCTCGTTGTGGTCATTTCCTTACCGTAGCTGTGGATAACCCCGCTATATGGCTAATTGAAACACTCCAAGCAGGAGACTCTAATAATGACCCCGATGGAGCTTAG
- a CDS encoding HAD family hydrolase, with protein MPWNWKPWKKLPIYPGLADFIFNLRAAKVKLAVVSGAIRSEIEQVLQRAQLREYFSVIVSGDENIPGKPAPDGYLMAIERLNQQYPDLQLTSWNCLAIEDTFSGIEAAKRAGIPVVGVANSYPFHMLQRRANWTVDYLSDLELERVQQVISGNVVEQKAG; from the coding sequence ATGCCCTGGAATTGGAAGCCTTGGAAAAAGCTTCCAATTTACCCTGGTCTGGCAGATTTTATCTTTAATTTGCGGGCAGCAAAAGTGAAGCTGGCAGTGGTGAGTGGTGCCATTCGTTCTGAAATTGAACAGGTGTTACAGCGTGCCCAATTGCGGGAGTATTTTTCAGTGATTGTCTCTGGGGATGAGAACATCCCCGGCAAACCTGCACCCGACGGGTACCTGATGGCGATCGAGCGGCTGAACCAGCAATATCCTGACCTCCAACTCACGTCCTGGAATTGTTTGGCGATCGAAGATACCTTTTCTGGCATTGAAGCAGCTAAACGAGCGGGCATTCCTGTCGTTGGGGTTGCCAACAGTTATCCATTTCACATGCTTCAACGCCGCGCCAACTGGACGGTTGATTATCTCTCAGACTTAGAACTGGAGCGAGTGCAGCAGGTTATCTCCGGGAACGTGGTAGAGCAGAAGGCAGGGTGA
- a CDS encoding HAD hydrolase-like protein has protein sequence MSLKAVLFDFNGVIINDEPLHEKLINQLLVEENLRPKSGEFRQFCLGRSDRDCLTVLFNNRGRMVTDDFLNGLIARKARAYALELEALEKASNLPWSGRFYL, from the coding sequence ATGTCCCTGAAAGCAGTTCTGTTCGATTTTAATGGAGTCATCATCAACGACGAGCCGCTCCATGAGAAGTTGATCAATCAATTATTGGTTGAGGAGAACTTGCGACCTAAGTCCGGGGAATTTCGGCAGTTTTGCTTAGGGAGAAGCGATCGCGACTGTCTCACGGTTTTATTTAATAATCGGGGACGGATGGTTACCGACGATTTTCTGAATGGACTGATTGCGCGTAAGGCGAGAGCCTATGCCCTGGAATTGGAAGCCTTGGAAAAAGCTTCCAATTTACCCTGGTCTGGCAGATTTTATCTTTAA
- a CDS encoding class I SAM-dependent methyltransferase, which produces MAVRKDTIFERFLAPIFKNFLINQDEMRRLYESIDWKSAVARLSNPTLTYPSYYTDQNFHSIEGGYLNVSAAVSYDPITQYALPPGEAIVRQGLIDAIQTQPRRILDLGCGTGSTTLRLKRAFPQSEVIGLDLSPYMLTMAEHKAKKEGLKIQWRHGNAEQTGFPDRSFDLITASLLFHETPPAVSRRILRECYRLLTAGGEVVVLDGSQKMLRQTEWLTQIFEEPYITAYAAESVDAWMGAARFGAVRTQDVWLIQQVSRGVKPLAHQLTETELFADLEAIDSPQWAAG; this is translated from the coding sequence ATGGCAGTTCGCAAAGACACGATTTTTGAGCGGTTTTTGGCTCCCATTTTCAAAAATTTCCTGATCAATCAGGATGAAATGCGGCGGTTATACGAAAGTATCGATTGGAAATCTGCCGTTGCTCGGCTCAGCAATCCAACTTTGACGTATCCCAGCTACTACACCGATCAAAACTTCCACAGCATTGAAGGGGGTTACCTCAACGTTTCAGCCGCAGTTTCCTATGACCCCATCACCCAGTATGCCTTGCCTCCTGGAGAGGCTATAGTCAGGCAGGGCTTGATTGATGCGATTCAGACTCAACCGCGTCGAATTTTAGATCTGGGCTGCGGTACAGGCTCAACAACCCTGAGGCTGAAACGGGCTTTTCCTCAGTCGGAGGTAATTGGGCTGGATTTGTCTCCTTATATGCTGACGATGGCTGAGCATAAAGCTAAAAAAGAAGGATTGAAGATCCAGTGGCGACACGGCAATGCGGAGCAGACTGGATTCCCCGATCGTTCATTTGATTTGATCACAGCCTCCCTCCTTTTTCATGAAACTCCCCCGGCTGTCTCGCGACGAATTTTGCGAGAGTGTTACCGTTTGCTTACTGCTGGTGGTGAAGTTGTCGTCCTCGATGGCAGTCAAAAGATGTTGCGTCAGACGGAATGGCTGACCCAGATTTTTGAAGAACCTTACATCACTGCCTATGCGGCTGAGAGCGTAGATGCCTGGATGGGAGCGGCGCGTTTTGGGGCCGTGCGAACCCAGGATGTTTGGCTGATTCAACAAGTGAGCCGTGGGGTAAAGCCACTGGCGCACCAACTGACTGAGACGGAACTATTCGCAGATTTAGAGGCGATCGACAGCCCACAGTGGGCAGCAGGGTAG
- a CDS encoding TIGR03943 family putative permease subunit, with the protein MSSRVPRTLFSWLDVLAIAAWGILFLKYWVTGKLFLLIHPNYIWLTIIAGFVLLVLAGIRAVTLFRRARRGERIGGSATQHLTLFPPGWSSALLLATAILGLLISPRAFASQTAIDRGVNDTLTMTRVKPQAFRGIQESEDKSIVDWIRTLTVYPEPDAYTGQKAKVQGFVTYPPNLPDQYLLISRFVITCCAADVYPVSLPVKLSQSRKAYKPDTWLEIEGQMITETLSEKRQLVIAATGIKEISEPKNPYDY; encoded by the coding sequence ATGTCTTCCCGGGTTCCTCGCACGCTCTTCTCCTGGCTGGATGTGTTGGCGATCGCAGCCTGGGGCATTCTATTCCTCAAATACTGGGTAACAGGAAAGCTATTTCTATTAATCCATCCCAACTACATCTGGTTAACCATCATTGCTGGGTTCGTGCTGCTCGTTTTGGCAGGGATAAGGGCGGTTACGTTATTTCGACGGGCACGCCGAGGTGAACGGATTGGCGGGTCGGCAACTCAACACCTGACTTTGTTTCCACCGGGTTGGAGTAGCGCCTTGCTGTTAGCAACGGCAATTCTGGGATTATTGATTTCGCCCCGCGCCTTTGCCAGCCAAACCGCGATCGATCGGGGTGTGAATGACACACTAACCATGACACGAGTTAAGCCTCAGGCATTTCGAGGCATACAGGAGTCAGAGGACAAATCGATCGTAGATTGGATCAGGACGTTAACCGTTTATCCAGAGCCAGATGCCTACACCGGACAAAAGGCAAAAGTGCAGGGATTTGTCACCTATCCACCGAACCTGCCTGATCAATATCTACTGATTTCTCGCTTCGTCATCACCTGCTGTGCGGCGGATGTGTACCCGGTAAGCTTACCCGTCAAACTTTCCCAAAGCCGTAAGGCATACAAACCAGATACATGGCTAGAAATTGAAGGGCAAATGATCACCGAAACATTGTCAGAAAAGCGCCAGCTTGTCATTGCAGCCACGGGAATCAAAGAGATTTCTGA